CTCCCAAAACCTACCCCAAACCTAGTATTATAGGTGCTGGAGAAATACCAGTTTTGGGTCAATCAAAAAGCCATTTGAGGCTACCAAGCTCCTTCAGCAAAGGGAGCCTCCCGCAAAGTAATAATTCGGAGGTTTGTGAAGAGAGACGTTTTTGGTCACTGAAGCAGGAGGGGTTGACTTTGATTGGCCCAGCCTGCCCCCGTCGCCTTCTTCAACTGTTTCCAGCCGGCCCCCAACTTCCAAGGCTGCCTTTACCGTGAACCCGAGCAGAACCATCCGCCCCCCCTCTTCCACCACCTTGGCCGCCTACTCAGATGCCCCCATCTGGGTTCAATAAGCAAGAATTCCAGGCACAGAGAGGGGGGTCCGTGCACCTTTCCAACCCCTCCAAAGTCCTGGAAGAGCCAACCCAGAAAAAGCATCCAAAGAAAACTGTGCTATCCAAACACTTTGTATGGTTTTACGATGATTTGCACAGCAGCCCTAGGCGGAGGAGGGCACCAGCTGGGAACATCTGCATGCCAGGAACAGCTCCAGAAGGGAATGCGTGAGACCAAAATCTGGATGTCTCCCAGCAGCCAGAGCCTGACGCGAACCTTGCGAGGTAGGCAAGATGGGCTTGGCCCACAAACACACACGGCAGTGCCTCCAGGCTCCAGCCGCGGATTATGGCAGGGGCTCTCGTGTCAAGAGGCAATCGTGCCAAGCCTAGAAAAACACTTCAGGGAACTCTTTCTTCGCAAGGAAAGGCAACAGGGGAAGGAAGCTGACTGCTGAGGAGAGGCAATCAAGGACTTCCAGAGAAAGTTCCGGTCCCTTTCGTGCTTAGAACTCTATTTTTGTCTGCTGCTTCAGGATCAACCCACAGCAAAGTGCTACCGATCAGATTAAATGTGTCCTTCCTCCCTAAGCATCCACACCCTGCTCTGTAGCCCCGGTCCCCTCAAGAGGTGCATTTCACAGCTTTGGGACAAGCCTGTTTCTCCCTGCCCCTCAAAGTGAGCGCAGAGAGCCTGTGACGGCCAAGCTGTGCCCAGAAAATGGACACTTAAGACTCTGCCAGTCTCCTAGCAAAGGATTTCTTTCAGCCCACTCCTCTAGAAGCAAAATTCCACCGCAATCCCTTTACTTTTTTCCTTGCCCACACCCGAAAGGCAGCCTGAGATTTCTGGAGTCTCCTGAGACAGGATATCTAGCCTATCATTCTGGAGGCAAAAGCCCTAGCGAACTAaaaaaccccacccccccactggTCTCTCCCAACTTTTTCAGGGGTCCTGCATGGCTGTTCTGCTGAAGCTCCCAACAGGACTAAAGGGGGACGGTGGGGATTTCCCCCTTCCTGAAATGACAGGACGTTTGCCCACCCATCTTGGCCGGCAAGAAAGGTTTCTCCACTGCTTTAACCAGGACATTTTTAAAACTGGATTTTTATGAAACTGTGAATTTACACACACCTAGGCAGTCTCTGTTAAATTTCAGTCTGGTGGGACAAAACTGTCTGAGAGCTATACAATGGACAGAATTCCCTGGGGCCCTAAAGAGAGTGCCCCGTTCGTCCAGTGTGCATTGGGCTAAAGAGCCGCTCTGCAATACCCAACAGGGGAGAATTCAGATTTGAAAACTCGCCATGAGAGAGCGGCTGTTCCTCTTAGGAAATGCTCCAGACCACCCCACCCGCCCCAGCAGTTCAACATGCAGTGCGGGAGGGCCCTCTGCTGGCAGAGAGGAACAGGGCTCTGAACATCTGTTCAGTTGGAGCTGGGTTATTAATATTTAAAACACACATCTGGAGACGGTTAAGAACTTGACTCTCATCAAGGAGAAACGCGACAGAATTGTAGCCAGTGTGGGAGAGCGGCCAGAGGCCCAGGAAAGGAAAtctaaatcccagcagccgggaaGCTTACGGGGTGATCCTGCATCAACCGTGCTCTGAACCTGACCTGCCCAGGGGGAGCTGTGGGGTATAaaatgaaggggggtggggatgacccttggaggagagcaggatgacCCTATTCAGCAGATACCAGGTATCCAGGCAGGCTGctttggcaaaaaaagaaaatttaaTGAAGATGAACAGTATTAAACTAGAACAGTATAAATATGCTACAAAAATTTCCATACAGTGCTGTTTCTCTCAATACGCCATAATAGCTTACTAACATGATGTATTTGTAGCTCTTGGTCCTCTGTAGGAAATGGTGGGTCACTATGGGACACAAGATGCTGACTCCACAGAAcacaggcctgatccagcagagctctaaCGTTCTTAACTCTCAGAAAACAGTAACCTGCATGGGCTGGCAAATAAATGGAATTCCTGAATACAGCAAGGCTTTTCAGAGCTAGTCCTGAGTTCAATTTGTTAACGCAATTCAGTGGAAGGGTACCAGTATGCTGGGATTTGGTAGACTTCTGTTCAAACCCTCAGTCTAAACAacctcacaagactgttgtgaagataaaacccAGGCCAGGAGAACCACAGGCACCATCCTGAGCCCCTTCTCTTTCTACAACTTGTTTAACGGGCATCTATAACTTAGTCTTCACTACAATTGCTCAAACAGAACATAAACGTCACTGCAGGAATTCTGGCCAAAACCTGATACTGAGTCCCATTTTTAAAGTCACACAGGAGTCAATATTTGCTTTGACaggccatctttaaaaaaaaaacccttaagatTGAAGACAATTACAAGAACATTGTATTTTATTCACCTTTTCCAGTGATTctatgcaaaaaaatatttcgcCACCACAAAGTGGAGAAGTAACCTTCAAAATCAGCACTTGTTTCAACACTATAGTAATTTTTTAGGTAGCAAAGTGGCTCCATCCTTATACAAAATCTCTTTTCAACAAAAATTATATATACTTTATTTCCATTTAAGTTTGACCATTCGGCTTCTTCTTACCCTCCTTTtaatttaaatgattttaataaaattattttttaaaaaaatatacagaaGCTACAGGGAGCCCTCTAAATCTTAACTCCTCCATGTCCTTCCAAAATACCAGCCTCCATGTCCTTCCAAAATACCAGCGCAGAAGACGGCAGAGAACTCTCAGGCCAAGGGCTACTCGGGCTCCAAGACACACTGCTCCACGATCTCCCGCAGGTTCGGGTTCTCCATGGCAGCTGCTACTCTCTCTTTGTCATTTATTTGCCTGTTGACTGCAGCACAAAGGGAAAAAACACCCAGAAAAAGCCCATTTACTAACACTTTCAACTACACACGTgacttgacaaaaaaaaaatacactggcATGCAAGTCTGCCTTAGATCACTCAGGAATCAGAACTTGGTGTAGTGTATCGATTTGCTAGGATGACACTGACTGAAGACACACTTACCGTCCTCCTCAGTGGAATGCATGCCCTCTGAGATGTAGATCTCCAGCTACAGAAGAGAGACACAGCAGGGTTAGAGATGTTGTATTTGCTTAGCACAGGAGTCCAAGTATCTACACGATATGTACAGGGCTGGGATGGGCACATAACTATCTTACAACACTTAAGCCTCACATATATCGAAATAGGGGAAGGGTCTCTAGCAAACCTCCATCCTGCATTCTGGCACTTTCGGAGAACCTGCCTAAGAAAAATACCACTTCACTTTCTCCAGATTATGTTTTATTCTCTCAAGACCACATTCTACAGGAGGAACTGGATGCAGAAATACCCCAATTATCTTCATACCATGTAGTCCTTAGAAGTCTGGACTGTTGGGATAGTCTGATTCCAGCACACCCATGGGAGTATATTGGCTCATCACGTCACTAGACAATTAGGACAGGATCCTAACAACCACCAATAGAAGCGCTGGTCTTTCCTCCATTCTGCTACCCCAAGCAATGCCTCCCAACCCAGGCAAAGTAAAATCCCAGGACCACCCTCTTccatgatcacagaatcatagaatcataaatataataaatatataaatataataaatagttggaagggacctccagggtcatctactccaaccccaaTTAGTCCAACTTGATTGACAGAAGAGGCAGTGAGTTTTCTTTCCCACTCCTACCACATGGAATTCCACGATCCCAAGACCCTACTTTACTCGGGTCAGATGAGACTGAAGGAGATGAAAGAAAGAGCCATATTCTTTTCACTGACAGAAGTAAGGATAACAATCTAGTCAGATTCTTATCTGAACTTGAAATGAGATTTTACCATCCTTCCTTCCAAAACAGCATCCTGAGAAGTCTCAGAGAAGGCAAAAGGTGGAGTCTGAAAGCACCCCACAGAGAGGTTGCAAGCAACCCACCTCTCAAATGTTTTCTGAGACAAGTGCTAGTACATATAAAACATACCTTGTGTTTAAAAGGCAAACATCGCTGAAGCTTGATCCTCAAACACAGccctataatttaaaaaaaaaaaattttctttATGCGCAGCACCAAAAAACACCATTTAAGGACCTTTTTGTCAAATGGGTCACTTGCAAATTTTACAGCAATTCTGAAGccacggggaggggggacttaAGGGCAAATGGGAAAAAATGAAGGATATGCAATGCTTTACCAAGCTTAAACTCCTTTTGCTGCTTTAACAACATACAAAATTTACGTAGAATATCAAGATGTGTTATTTGGCATGTATTATATAAAAATGCTTCCGTTTTCTACATGCAAAAACTGCTCATGCACAGTAACTAATTGTACTGCCTGCTATCTGAGAGCACCCATCTCAGATTTGCTATCTAGGAGGTTGGGGAAAGATGTCACACCTTGCTCCGCCACACAGGCATCTCACCctttccactgcccccccccccaggaccccctcccccagctgcagcattattccttccccccccccccaaaggctcagcaGCAGCCGGCAGAAGCCCTACCTATGAGCGTAGCCAACGAGCAATGCGGGACGGTCGGTGTGAACCGGATCGTCACCAAGAACTCATCTTCGTGGATCTCCTGCACTTCTACGCAGCTCTCTGTCACCACGTCCAGCTCCTCCAGAGTGTTCGGCTTCTCGGGGTCCCGGATAGTCCGGATTATGTCTGCACAAAAACGAAAAGATATCAAGACGAGCAGCTGGactggtctgtctggaggaagggaaagagctggagtccagcagcacctccgaGACTGacccagtgggtggcaggggaGGTATTCCGGGACTGGCAGCGCCAGCTAAAAGCAGGGGTCCTCCTGTCTTGCAAGGCATCCCTGACACACCTGAGTCATGCCATGCTATGGATGCATGGCCAGGTGGGGGGCGCTCGGCCGCATCTCCCGGGGAGCACGAGGCTCGCATTCCTGCAGAAAGGGGGTGtggccgctccctccctcccccccccgtggcggGCACTGACCGTAGACCTCGAGGGCGCGCTCCTGCTCCATGGCGCTCTGCCGCCGGGCCTGCGCTGGGTCATGGCCCCCGCCCGGGAGCCCCCTCCGCCGCCACGCCCGCCACAGCAGCCCCAGGCCCGGCACCAGCGACAGCATCCCGCCCCCCGCCCAtcccagccccgccccgcccccgggcGGAGAGGAAGTGCGTCACGGCGGCGCCCGAGAGGCCAAGCAGGCCTCCCGGCGTGCCCCGCGCCGCTGCCCCGCGGCCTTCTGGGGATTGTAGGCGACGGAGGCGGAGGGGAAGATGGCGCTGCCcgtgctgctgctgcccctcccGGCGCCG
This window of the Paroedura picta isolate Pp20150507F chromosome 18, Ppicta_v3.0, whole genome shotgun sequence genome carries:
- the CIAO2A gene encoding cytosolic iron-sulfur assembly component 2A, yielding MLSLVPGLGLLWRAWRRRGLPGGGHDPAQARRQSAMEQERALEVYDIIRTIRDPEKPNTLEELDVVTESCVEVQEIHEDEFLVTIRFTPTVPHCSLATLIGLCLRIKLQRCLPFKHKLEIYISEGMHSTEEDVNRQINDKERVAAAMENPNLREIVEQCVLEPE